In Chitinophaga oryzae, the sequence TCCAGGAGGAGGCCGCGGGTTTTGAACCGGGCGACAGTGTCCCTTTTCTGCTCAAGTCATTCCAGCAATTGCTCAAAAAAGAAAAGCTGGCCATTGTGCAACTGGACCGCGGCGATGACAGCTATTATATCTCCCTGACAACAGATAAAAACGCAAAGGACTTAAAGAAACAATCTTCTGAGGTCTGGGCCTGGCGACCCGCCGGACAAGGCACCGGGGAAGTGTTGTATACCGTATATTGCTCCTGTGGCAGCATGAACGTATGGCAGGTGAAGCGGGGTGAAGTGATCACCGAAAGTAACTGCGATGACTGTAACCGGGAGATCTTCGATAAAGACGGTAAATCGTCTCTTCCTGTTCAAAAGGACTATGTATAGAATGTAGTTTTATCGGCATTGATTGTCAGTCGATATGACAAATTTTAGCGATTTTTCCTGATTGCGAAAATCAATTTCCCGATGGCGTAACTCAACCGGGATTCGCAGCCCTACTTTTGCACGCAAAATGTAAAAGATATCATGGAGCCGTACTATCTGCGAATCCCGGCGAAACGCATACTTACACTGTTAGCAGTCCTGTTGGCTATATGCGGACAGGCATCCGCAGACGATATTCTGTCTGCCATCAAAGGAAAGGTACTTACATCGGATGGGCTGCCTGCACCCTACGTAACCGTTAGAATACAACACTCCAATCACGGCGCCCTCACAGACGCCAATGGCGAATTTGTGATCAAAAGGGTGAAACCCGGCAATTATACCCTTGTCGTATCGCTCGTCGGCTATGAAAATGTGCTACAGGAAGTAGCGGTGGAAACGGATAAGATCAGCCAGACCACTATCACCCTGGGTGCTTCCGGTCAGCAAATGAAGGAAATCACCGTTGTAGGGGAATATAACCGCTATACGGTACTTACCCCCTCCAATTCCCTCCGCCTGAACGCACCCCTCGTAGAAATACCACAAAGCATCTCGGAGATCTCCAAAGAAGTGCTGGCCGACCAGCAGATCTTCAACATGCACGAAGGCGTTACCCGTAATGTAAGCGGCGCCTCACGGCTGGGCCACTGGGATATGTACTCCAATATCCAAATCCGTGGCTCCCGCGCCAGCTCCCTCCGCAACGGCATGAACGTATATATCAGCTCCTGGAGCCCGCTCACGGAAGATATGAGCATGGTGGACCGCATCGAATTCATCAAAGGCCCCGCAGGCTTTATGATGTCCAACGGAGAACCCGGCGGCCTGTACAACGTAGTCACTAAAAAGCCTACCGGCATCAGCCAGGGGGAAGTCACCATGTCACTCGGCAGCTATGACAACTACCGCACCACCCTGGACCTCGACGGGAAACTGTCTAAGAACGGAAAACTGCTGTACCGCCTCAACCTGGCAGGTGAACTGAAAAACGGCTGGCGCGATTTCGATTATACCAACCGCTACAGCATCTCCCCGGTACTCAAATACCTGATCGACGAAAAGAACGCCGTAACGCTGGAATACAACCTCCAGTATATGCAGCTGCCGGTGATCGGCGGTAACTATTCCTTCTCCAAACGTGGTTATGGCGATCTGCCCATGAACTTCACCACCATCGAAGGCAATATGGCCCCCACCAAAATCAGCGATAACAGCGTCATGGCTTATTATGAACATAAGTTCAGCCCCGGCTGGAAGCTGACTGCCCAGTTCGGTTATTTCCATTACAGACAGACCGGCCAGAGCATGTGGCCCTCCGGCTTCTCCACCAAAGGAAATGACAGCCTGCTGCAGCGGAACATCAACATCTGGGATGCACTGGGCCTGAATAAAACCGCACAGGTATTTGTGAACGGCACCTTCCGTACCGGCGCCCTGACACACAATATCCTCGGCGGCGTGGACATGAAATACAGCAACTATTATGCTGACTGGGCACAAGGCGGCGCCTACGGCGATTCCACCTTCAATATTTACCAGCCTAAACACGGCAACGTGGTGCAGCATAAATGGGACCGATCTGCGGATATCCGTACCCGTGGCGTACAATATGACTATGGCTACAGCGCCGTATACCTGCAGGACCAGGTGGGCTTCTTCGATGACCGTCTCCGTGTAACCGTCGCCGGCCGCTACACCACCAACAACGTGGTAAGCCCTTACGACGGCACCAACAAAGACAGCAAATTCACCCCCCGCTTCGGTGTCAGCTACTCCTTCGACAGGAACAGCTCCATCTACGGCGTATATGACGTAAGCTTCATCCAGAACCCGGGACTCGACTGGCAGAAAAAACCATTTGATCCCATGACCGGCGACAACATTGAGTTTGGCGTTAAACGCGACTGGTTCAAAGGCCGCTTTACCTCCACGCTCGCGGTATACCAGATCACTAAAAACAATGTGCTGACCACAGACCTGGACCATCCGGACCCCGTAACCAAAAACTTCATCTACAGCCGCCAGAACGGACAGCAGCGCATCCGCGGACTGGAAGCCGATTTCCAGGGAGAAGTGGTGAAAGGGCTGAACCTGGTGGTAAACTACGCCTATACAGACGGTATCGTGTCTAAAGACGCCAAACCTGAACTGACAGGCAACTATGTGCCGGGCATCGCCAAACATATCCAGAACACCTGGCTGAGCTACACCATCGGAGACGGCGTGCTGAAAGGTCTCCGTGGAAACGTGGGCTATCAATACCAGGCAGGCCGTGTAGCCGGCCAGGTATATGACAAAAGCGAAAATTTCCTGCCGGACTATTTCAGAATGGACGCCGGCCTGGGATATACGGTTAATAAATTCAGCGTGAACGTGCTGGTCAACAATGTGCTGAACAAATACCTGTTCACCGGCGCCCCTTCCGCTGATGGCTATGGCAATAAAATCTATTACTGGCAAACAGAACCCGGACGTAACGTGCGGATGAGCGTTGGCTATCGTTTCTAAACTTTAAACTTAAACCTGAACAGATATGAAAAAGTTATTATTCTCCGCCTTATTATGCTGCTGCATGGCAACCGCTTTCGGACATGCCCTCTGGATTGAGACCGTTGTAAATGGTAAGAAAGGCCAGGCACAGGAAGTGAAAGTGTTCCTCGGCGAATACGCCGAAAACGAACGCGACTCCACACAAAACTGGTTCAGCAACATGCGGGATTTTAAACTCTATGTTATTGACCCCTCCGGCAAAAAACAACAACTGGAATGCACGCCGAACGGTAACCACTTTAAAGCAACCTTTACCCCGCAGACCGACGGCGCTTATGTGCTGTACATCGACCATACCGTGCAGGAAGTGTATAGCGGCAGCAAAATCCGTTACTATGCGCAGGGCATCGTACAGGTCAATAACACCAAAGGCATCGAAAACCTGAAACAGAACGACTTCGTATTGCTGACAGGCAACGGTGCCAAAAAAGTAAACGTGCCGGAAAAAGTATCCCTGCTGCACAAAACCAAAACCACTCTGCCTAAAGCAGAACTGACAGTACTGTCTCCCGACGGCTGGACCAAAAAAGTGAAAAGCGCTGACGATGCTTTCACCTATGTACCGGCGTGGAACGGCAGATACCTGCTGGAAGGCACTTTCACCGAAGATGTAAAAGGAGAACATGAAGGAAAACCTTTTGAGCGTGTATGGCATTGCGTTACCTATTGCAAGGACGTTACTAAATAAGCCATATGCCCTTCAAAAAGACTATCCTGAAAATACACCGCTGGCTCGGACTTGCGTCCGGGCTGGTTGTTTTTATACTGGGCATCACCGGCTGTATCTACGCCTTCATCGACGAACTGAAGCCGGTGGTTTACAAACAGCGCATGTACGTGGAGGCGCCTGTGGGTGCGCGGCGTTTGCCCTTGGACGTGGTCAGGGAGAAAGCCCAGGCAGCCGTCGGGGAGAAGTATAAATTACAACTGGCGGAAGTGCCGGCAGGGGCAAACAGGAGCGTGTCGTTCCGGACCTTGAAAGTAAATCCGGACGGGCTGTCGTATGCCACCTACATGGAATATTTCTACCGGATATACGTCGACCCTTACACGGGGAAAGTACTGAAGATAGAAAATACCAAATGGGAATTTTTTAATTTGGTGGTCAACCTCCATATCAACCTCTTACTCGGACCAAAGATCGGTGGTACCATCGTGAACTGGTCCGTTATCATTTTTTTGGTGATGCTGATCTCCGGGATCGTTCTCTGGTGGCCGGCCAACAAAGCTGCTGCCAAACAGCGCTTCCGTTTTAAATGGAAGGAGTCTACCAAATGGAAACGCAAAAATTACGACCTCCACAACATCCTCGGGTTCTATTCCATGGCCGTATTACTGATCATTTCCATCACAGGACTGGTGATCTCTTATCCATGGGTCAGCAACAGCATACAGTGGATCGCCAACGGCGGCAAACCGACCGTATTGCCGGCGCCGGTATTTTCAGACACTACTAACGTGAACGCCTATTCGCTGGAGAAAATATTGTCCGACGCGGTAATAAAAGCGCCACAGGGGACCATGTTTTTTGTCAGCATACCGAAAGACGGCAAAGCGGCAGTATCTGTATTTGCCCGCAGAGACGGCAAGCCGTTGTACAAAGCTACCCGTATGCAGTACGATCAGCACTCGGCCACTATGCTCTCCCGCCGTACCTTTTCGGATATGGGTAACGGTGAACGGATCAACGCCATGAATTACGACATACATGTAGGCGCTGTACTGGGCATACCGGGAAAGATCCTGGCCTTCCTGGCCTCTCTCATTGCAGCTTCGCTGCCCGTCACCGGTTTTTATATCTGGTGGGGAAGACGAAATAAAAAGCAGGCGGCGCCGCAGGTAAACAAAAACAGTCAGCCCAAAAAAGTCCGGCAGCAAAAACCGGTAACCCTGAAGTAACATTAACCATATATCTTCTGCGTCCAAAAAACAGGTCATTGTAAAGTGTTATCAGCGAATGAACAGTACAGTCACGACCCGTATTATACTGGCGGATGCGCAACCTGTTTACAGGGAAGGAATCAGAAGTTTGTTAGCAGATCATCAAAATAATTACCAGATAGAAGAAGCAGGCAACAGTGAAGAGCTGCGGCCTGCTTTGCTCTCCTTTCAGCCGGACATCCTGATACTGGACTATGATCCGGCTTATTTTGATGCCGACGAACTCCTCCAAACTTTGTCTGTTATACAGGAATGCAAGGTGATACTCATTTCCAGCCAGAAAAAAAAAGTGGATATCTTCCGGCTGCTGGACGGTAACGTATACTGCGTGCTGACCAAAGAGTGCAGGAAGAAAGATATCCATCAGGCTGTCTGTTGCGCCATCCGGGGAGAGAAGTTTTTCTGCACTTTCGCCCTCGATTTATTACTGGCCGACAGAAAAAAGACCACTACCGCAACCTGTTGCCCTCCGGAAGGCTTATCCGCCCGGGAAACAGAAGTCATCCGTCAGATAGTAACCGGAAAGTCCAACAAAGAGATCGCCGGCGCCATGCATTTAAGCCAGCACACGATTCACACGCACCGCAGGAATATTATGCGGAAACTGCAGCTGCACTCTGCTGTTGAATTGTGTAATTACGCACTGGAAACCGGCATTGTTAAACCGGAAAGCTAAGCAAGGCATTTACCTGCCAGACAGCGGGGCAGCCGTACCATACGGTTGCCCCGCTCTTTTTTTGTCTCCCTGCAACCTCTCCGCATTTTATACCACGATCATGGTAATTTGATTACCACCGCCATACCCTTTTTTTACCATCGCCGGGCGATTGTCGTCCCGCGTCAACACCCGTACTTTTAATCTTCTGCTATCAATAAAATGAAAATTCTATGGACAAAAAGATCTATGATTTTGCGGCTGTTGGCGTTGGCCCTTTTAACCTCGGACTGGCGTGCCTCACGCATACCATTCCCGACCTGGACGGTATTTTCCTCGACAAAAGATCCGGATTCAACTGGCACCCAGGCATGTTAATGCAGGACACCACCCTGCAGGTGCCTTTCCTTGCTGATCACGTTACTCTCGCTGATCCTACCAATCCCTTCAGCTTTCTGAACTACCTCAAAGAACAGGGACGCATATACGCTTTTTACATCCGTGAAAATTTTAAAATGCTCCGCAATGAATACAACCAGTATTGCCAGTGGGCTATCAGCAAGCTGCCGGAAGTGCGTTTTAATACCGCGGTGAAAAAGATCGAATTTGATGAAGCGGCGCAGCTGTACCTGCTGCAATGCGACCAGCAGCTGTTCCGGGCGCGTAAACTGGTGTTGGGCACCGGTACCGTGCCCTATGTGCCGGCCAACTGCCGCCAGTGGATGGATAAAGCCACCCATTCCGCCCACTACCTGCAACATAAGCACGCCCTGCAATCGCAGCGCTCCATCACCATCGTAGGCAGCGGACAAAGCGCGGCGGAGATTTATTACGACCTGCTGCAGGATATCGATACCTACGGTTACGCGCTGCACTGGATCACCCGTTCCCCCCGGTTTTACCCGCTGGAGTACAGTAAACTCACGCTGGAGATGACCTCACCGGAATACGTAGATTATTTCTATGACCTGCCGCAGTCCAAAAGGGATGATCTGCTGCATCGCCAGAAGCACCTTTACAAGGGCATCAACAACGATCTGATCGCCGCTGTCTTCGATACGATCTACGCTAAGAAACTGGTGGCCGATATTGATATTTCCCTGCGTACCAATGCCGACCTGCGGGAAGTCACCCATGACGATGCCGGCGGGTTCCGCCTCACCTTCTTCCAGGAAGAACAGGAGAAATACTATGCTCATCAGACGGCCGGACTGGTGCTGGCCACAGGTTATACGCACCGCATCCCCGATTTTATGGATCCGCTGCTGCACAAAGTACAGCTGGACGAGAAAGGCCGTTTCGCAGTGAACCGTAACTACACCATCGACAACGCAGGTTCCATCTTCGTACAGAATGCAGAGCTGCATACCCACGGCTTCGTGACGCCCGACCTGGGCATGGGCTGTTACCGCAACGCCTGGATCATCCGGGAGATGCTGGGGCGGGAGGTGTATCCCATTGAACAGCGGATCGCTTTCCAGCAGTTCGCCGTAAGCGCCGACGAAGAAATTGTTCCTGCACAACCTCACCTGATATAATATGCCGCTGCGGTTTTACCTCATACTCATGACGCTGGTGGCGGTGGTGAGCGATTACATGATGCATCCGTTTTACCCGTTGTTTTTTGCTTCCCGGTTCGGGATAGAAGACCCGCGGATCACCGGGACCTATTTCAGTGCGGTATGCGCCACGGTGATGGTAGCCTTCCCGGTATGGGCGCTGGTATCCAGGCGGGTCTCCGAGCTGCGGATACTGGTGTACACGCAGGTGATCGCCGGCATACTGGCGGCTTCCTGCGCTTTTATCACCCATTACGGGCTGTTTTGGGTGGTATCGCTGGCCATCATCATTTTTAAAGGCAGTTACCTGCTGGTGTACCCTTTCATTCTCCGTATCACGGATACGGACAAACATATAGGCATCATCAGTGTCCTGTCTGTGATCATTCACCTCGGCAGTGTGCTGGGAGCGGTATTTGGCGGGATGGTCATCGACTGGATGCAGCCGCAGTACATCTACCTCGGCATGGCCGCCGGAGATTTCTTCCAGGCAGGACTGAGTGGCTGGCTGCTGTTGTCCCGCCGCTACATACCGGGACCGGCGCTAACGGAGCCGGCTGCACGCAGCTGGGCCGACCTGCTGCCTTCGGGCACCGTACTGCGATTGAGTGTGATCACCCTGTTCTTTTACTATGGTGATTTTATCATCCGTCCGTTTTTTGTACGCTATTGGGAGAGCGTATCGGGTATGCAGCTGCGGATCGTCTCCGGCGCTGTGTATGCCATCCCTGCGGCGGTGGCGGTGTTTGCCCTCTGGATGAACCGGCGGCGCAAAACGCCGGAGTCGCCCTGGCATGCCATACTGCCCGCTTTATTGCTGGCGCTGGCCGGCCTGCTGCTGCAGTCATGGCCGGCTACGGGCGCCATCATCGCAGGACGCTGCCTTTATGGCTGGGCGTTTTTCCAGTCGGCCGTCCGCTTCGACGCCCTGCTGTTCCATGTCAGCGACCCCGCCTCTTATGCGGTGGAATACAGCAAGATCCATTTCTTTCAAAACCTGGGCGTACTAACGGCCTCTTTTTCGGCCGGTATACTGGTAGAACACTATCCGCTGAACGTGCCTTTCATCGTAGCCTTTGGAGGGTATCTGCTCGTAGCGGCCCTGTATTACCAGCTGGCACGTCCGCATGTTCACCCCGTTAATCCATCCGGATCATGAAGACACTCAATATGATACCCGCTTACACAGTGCCAGACCATCCGCTGGGGATGGTAGAACTATGGCCTATGGACCTGCGCCAGGACACGCCGGAGATCTATCGCTGGGTGACCCGGCCATACGCCCGCTACTGGGGCATGACCGCCAAAACCTACGACGAGGTGCTGGCAGAATATACCGCCATCCATCATAACCCGCACGCCGCCGCGCTGATCGGAAAAATCAACGGGAAGACGGCTTTCCTCTGCGAATGTTATGACCCGGCGCATGACCTCATCGGCCGCTTTTATGACCCGGCGCCGGGAGATGTGGGCATGCACATCCTGATAGGGCCGGCGGAAAAACCCATTCATGGCTTTACCTGGCAGGTATTCTCCGTCGTGATGGATTTTCTTTTCGACAACCCGTCACACAACAGGGTAGTGGTAGAGCCGGATGCCCGCAATGAAAAGATCCACCGGCTCAACAAAAAGGCTGGCTTTACCTACGTAAAGGACGTACAGCTGCCGCATAAAACCGCTGCGCTGGCCTTCTGTACCAGGCAGCAATATTTTCAATCCAAAGAAAAATAATTGACGTATGTATATCAACGAAACGAGCATGAATGCCCCCGAAGCGGTTGTAACCCACCTGCAACCCCATATCTGGGCAAAAGCCAACAGGCTGCACGTAGCCAAGATCATCAGTGAGTTTACCCACGAGCTGCTGCTGCAGCCCGAATGGATCAGCGACGACGGCGACTGGTCACAGTACCGGCTACACGCTCCCGATGCCGAACAGGTCACCTACTTTTTCTTCGCCCGCCTGCTCAGCCTCAACCACTGGTCCATCGATGCAGACAGTATCCGCAAAGTGAGCAACAGCCAGGAGCTGCCGCTGGACAGTATCCTGTTCATCACCGAGTTCCGCAGCCAGTTAAATATCAGCACGGAGAACCTGCCTGCCTACCTCGAAGAGATCACCAGCACGCTTAACGGCAGCGCCTATATGATGAGCCGCCCGCAGCTGCCCATGGAACAGCTGGTTCGGTCCGGCTATCAGACCTTCGAACATGCCATGACTTCCGGGCACCCCTGTTTTGTGGCCAATAATGGCCGCATCGGTTTCGATGCCCATGACTACCGGCAGTATGCACCCGAGGCTGACCAGCCCATCCGCCTGATCTGGCTGGCCGGCCACAAGAGCCGCACCGCCTACAGCGCGGTGGACGAACTGCCCTATCCCCAACTCATCGCCGATGAGCTGGGACAGGAGGTATTGTCTCTCTTTAATAAAAAGCTGACGGACAGCGGGCTTTCGCCGGACGACTACTTCTTCATTCCCGTGCATCCATGGCAGTGGTTCAATAAACTGGCCATTATCTGCGCACCGGACCTGGCCAACCAGCACCTGGTCTGCCTGGGTTACAGCCCTGATTTATTTAACGCGCAACAGTCTATCCGCACGTTTTACAATCTCAGTCATCCTGAAAAACACTATACCAAAACAGCCCTGTCTATTCTGAATATGGGCTTCGTGCGCGGGCTTACACCGTACTATATGGACAGTACGCCGCCCATTACGGCATGGATACGGAAATATGTAGGGGAAGACCCCTATCTGAAACAGAACGGCTTCACCCTGTTGTGCGAAGTGGCCACGGTAGGTTATCGCAATTTCTATTACGAGCCTTTCGGAAAACAGGTGCCCTATAATAAAATGCTGGCGGGCCTCTGGCGGGAGAGCCCTGCTAAAGTGCTGCAGCCTGGCCAGCAACTGATGACGATGGCGGCCCTGCTGCATATCGATTTCCAGGGCAACGCGCTGCTGCCCGCGCTGATAGCCGCGTCAGGCCTTTCTACCCATGACTGGCTGGCCAGTTATCTGCGTGCTTACCTTACGCCGTTGCTGCACTGTTTCTACGAACATGATCTCGTGTTTATGCCGCATGGGGAAAATCTCATCCTTGTGCTGGAAAACCATGTGCCGGTAAAAGCCATTATGAAAGACATCACCGAAGAAATCGGCGTGTTCAGGATGAACACAGACATCGCGGAGAAAGGAAGGCGTATATGCGTCACCGTTCCCGAGGAGCTGCGGATACTGAGCATCCTCACCGACGTGTTCGACTGCTTTTTCCGTTTCCTGTCCAATATCCTTGTCACCAAATGCGACTACCGTGAAGAGGATTTCTGGCGGCAGGTGGCTGACTGCGTGTATGCATACCAGGAGGACCAGCCACAGCATGCGGCTAAATTTGAACAGTACGATATGTTTGCGCCCGAATTTATATTGTCGTGCCTGAACCGCCTGCAGCTGCGCAATAACCGCCAGATGGTGGACCTCGCCGATCCGGCGGGCAGCCTGCAGCTGGCCGGTATGTTGCAGAACCCGATCGCGCCGTTCAAACGCACTGTCTCCGTTCCCGCGGAGATGGCCAATACCGTCAGCCAATGATTGCCTGGGAAGAGAAAAGGGATGTCCGTCAGCAGGTGCTGACGGACATCATCCGCCGGAGGCGAAGCATTTTTGCAGATGATTATCTTGATATACCGGTGCCGGAAGATGTTATCCGGGAGATACTGACCAACGCCACCTGGGCGCCGACTTACAAGATGACACAGCCGTGGCGCTTCATCGTGTTGCAGGACAGTCAGCGTGCGCCCTTCGGGGAATACCTGGC encodes:
- a CDS encoding DUF6630 family protein, producing MNANFLRHLVLPEEEKQLSSAQDDEQLLDALLKHRYLLMIDWKGEEEPNQIGDFLKTRAAALKPGFDLDTESVYRSLQEEAAGFEPGDSVPFLLKSFQQLLKKEKLAIVQLDRGDDSYYISLTTDKNAKDLKKQSSEVWAWRPAGQGTGEVLYTVYCSCGSMNVWQVKRGEVITESNCDDCNREIFDKDGKSSLPVQKDYV
- a CDS encoding TonB-dependent receptor; its protein translation is MEPYYLRIPAKRILTLLAVLLAICGQASADDILSAIKGKVLTSDGLPAPYVTVRIQHSNHGALTDANGEFVIKRVKPGNYTLVVSLVGYENVLQEVAVETDKISQTTITLGASGQQMKEITVVGEYNRYTVLTPSNSLRLNAPLVEIPQSISEISKEVLADQQIFNMHEGVTRNVSGASRLGHWDMYSNIQIRGSRASSLRNGMNVYISSWSPLTEDMSMVDRIEFIKGPAGFMMSNGEPGGLYNVVTKKPTGISQGEVTMSLGSYDNYRTTLDLDGKLSKNGKLLYRLNLAGELKNGWRDFDYTNRYSISPVLKYLIDEKNAVTLEYNLQYMQLPVIGGNYSFSKRGYGDLPMNFTTIEGNMAPTKISDNSVMAYYEHKFSPGWKLTAQFGYFHYRQTGQSMWPSGFSTKGNDSLLQRNINIWDALGLNKTAQVFVNGTFRTGALTHNILGGVDMKYSNYYADWAQGGAYGDSTFNIYQPKHGNVVQHKWDRSADIRTRGVQYDYGYSAVYLQDQVGFFDDRLRVTVAGRYTTNNVVSPYDGTNKDSKFTPRFGVSYSFDRNSSIYGVYDVSFIQNPGLDWQKKPFDPMTGDNIEFGVKRDWFKGRFTSTLAVYQITKNNVLTTDLDHPDPVTKNFIYSRQNGQQRIRGLEADFQGEVVKGLNLVVNYAYTDGIVSKDAKPELTGNYVPGIAKHIQNTWLSYTIGDGVLKGLRGNVGYQYQAGRVAGQVYDKSENFLPDYFRMDAGLGYTVNKFSVNVLVNNVLNKYLFTGAPSADGYGNKIYYWQTEPGRNVRMSVGYRF
- a CDS encoding PepSY-associated TM helix domain-containing protein; translated protein: MPFKKTILKIHRWLGLASGLVVFILGITGCIYAFIDELKPVVYKQRMYVEAPVGARRLPLDVVREKAQAAVGEKYKLQLAEVPAGANRSVSFRTLKVNPDGLSYATYMEYFYRIYVDPYTGKVLKIENTKWEFFNLVVNLHINLLLGPKIGGTIVNWSVIIFLVMLISGIVLWWPANKAAAKQRFRFKWKESTKWKRKNYDLHNILGFYSMAVLLIISITGLVISYPWVSNSIQWIANGGKPTVLPAPVFSDTTNVNAYSLEKILSDAVIKAPQGTMFFVSIPKDGKAAVSVFARRDGKPLYKATRMQYDQHSATMLSRRTFSDMGNGERINAMNYDIHVGAVLGIPGKILAFLASLIAASLPVTGFYIWWGRRNKKQAAPQVNKNSQPKKVRQQKPVTLK
- a CDS encoding response regulator transcription factor, with the protein product MNSTVTTRIILADAQPVYREGIRSLLADHQNNYQIEEAGNSEELRPALLSFQPDILILDYDPAYFDADELLQTLSVIQECKVILISSQKKKVDIFRLLDGNVYCVLTKECRKKDIHQAVCCAIRGEKFFCTFALDLLLADRKKTTTATCCPPEGLSARETEVIRQIVTGKSNKEIAGAMHLSQHTIHTHRRNIMRKLQLHSAVELCNYALETGIVKPES
- a CDS encoding lysine N(6)-hydroxylase/L-ornithine N(5)-oxygenase family protein — translated: MDKKIYDFAAVGVGPFNLGLACLTHTIPDLDGIFLDKRSGFNWHPGMLMQDTTLQVPFLADHVTLADPTNPFSFLNYLKEQGRIYAFYIRENFKMLRNEYNQYCQWAISKLPEVRFNTAVKKIEFDEAAQLYLLQCDQQLFRARKLVLGTGTVPYVPANCRQWMDKATHSAHYLQHKHALQSQRSITIVGSGQSAAEIYYDLLQDIDTYGYALHWITRSPRFYPLEYSKLTLEMTSPEYVDYFYDLPQSKRDDLLHRQKHLYKGINNDLIAAVFDTIYAKKLVADIDISLRTNADLREVTHDDAGGFRLTFFQEEQEKYYAHQTAGLVLATGYTHRIPDFMDPLLHKVQLDEKGRFAVNRNYTIDNAGSIFVQNAELHTHGFVTPDLGMGCYRNAWIIREMLGREVYPIEQRIAFQQFAVSADEEIVPAQPHLI
- a CDS encoding MFS transporter, with product MPLRFYLILMTLVAVVSDYMMHPFYPLFFASRFGIEDPRITGTYFSAVCATVMVAFPVWALVSRRVSELRILVYTQVIAGILAASCAFITHYGLFWVVSLAIIIFKGSYLLVYPFILRITDTDKHIGIISVLSVIIHLGSVLGAVFGGMVIDWMQPQYIYLGMAAGDFFQAGLSGWLLLSRRYIPGPALTEPAARSWADLLPSGTVLRLSVITLFFYYGDFIIRPFFVRYWESVSGMQLRIVSGAVYAIPAAVAVFALWMNRRRKTPESPWHAILPALLLALAGLLLQSWPATGAIIAGRCLYGWAFFQSAVRFDALLFHVSDPASYAVEYSKIHFFQNLGVLTASFSAGILVEHYPLNVPFIVAFGGYLLVAALYYQLARPHVHPVNPSGS
- a CDS encoding GNAT family N-acetyltransferase; the protein is MKTLNMIPAYTVPDHPLGMVELWPMDLRQDTPEIYRWVTRPYARYWGMTAKTYDEVLAEYTAIHHNPHAAALIGKINGKTAFLCECYDPAHDLIGRFYDPAPGDVGMHILIGPAEKPIHGFTWQVFSVVMDFLFDNPSHNRVVVEPDARNEKIHRLNKKAGFTYVKDVQLPHKTAALAFCTRQQYFQSKEK
- a CDS encoding IucA/IucC family protein, yielding MYINETSMNAPEAVVTHLQPHIWAKANRLHVAKIISEFTHELLLQPEWISDDGDWSQYRLHAPDAEQVTYFFFARLLSLNHWSIDADSIRKVSNSQELPLDSILFITEFRSQLNISTENLPAYLEEITSTLNGSAYMMSRPQLPMEQLVRSGYQTFEHAMTSGHPCFVANNGRIGFDAHDYRQYAPEADQPIRLIWLAGHKSRTAYSAVDELPYPQLIADELGQEVLSLFNKKLTDSGLSPDDYFFIPVHPWQWFNKLAIICAPDLANQHLVCLGYSPDLFNAQQSIRTFYNLSHPEKHYTKTALSILNMGFVRGLTPYYMDSTPPITAWIRKYVGEDPYLKQNGFTLLCEVATVGYRNFYYEPFGKQVPYNKMLAGLWRESPAKVLQPGQQLMTMAALLHIDFQGNALLPALIAASGLSTHDWLASYLRAYLTPLLHCFYEHDLVFMPHGENLILVLENHVPVKAIMKDITEEIGVFRMNTDIAEKGRRICVTVPEELRILSILTDVFDCFFRFLSNILVTKCDYREEDFWRQVADCVYAYQEDQPQHAAKFEQYDMFAPEFILSCLNRLQLRNNRQMVDLADPAGSLQLAGMLQNPIAPFKRTVSVPAEMANTVSQ